In one Vibrio sp. VB16 genomic region, the following are encoded:
- a CDS encoding amidase family protein yields the protein MANKAIKKKPLGDSLAATCPREKENAKSDAFVQLHNIDDISSVENETQTIISDALSEVRVSVKDLFAIKGFKTGAGLPSWLAQAPIEKQNAKVVDLLLQHGAKLTYKTQLDELAYSLAGNNSHYGVSVNPRDNMRTSGGSSSGSAVSVALGESDLSLATDTGGSIRVPASYCGLFGMRPTYGAISAQGLIALAPMFDTPGLLAKELSMLEKGFQSLLGNKTIVPLNSMAWCEVLWDGVNKELKSYAEQIFLNFEGHTTRLDDPPLSAEERRFCFSVLQACSLWVTHREWLTANLSAFGADIQQRLRWGQNISSEDKERALSQLQEWNGEKANWLPDGCVLLMPTVPSVAPLIDSNKDEVNNERQVLLGLTSIAGLSGWPQLQIPAITIGKAPIGLSLMGKENSDLSLIHFAKQQVNSL from the coding sequence GTGGCCAACAAGGCCATTAAAAAAAAACCATTAGGGGATAGCCTGGCCGCTACTTGCCCTAGAGAGAAAGAGAACGCAAAGAGTGATGCCTTTGTCCAGCTTCACAATATTGATGACATCTCGTCGGTCGAAAATGAAACACAAACCATCATCAGTGATGCACTATCAGAAGTCAGAGTTTCTGTTAAAGATCTCTTCGCTATAAAAGGCTTTAAGACGGGAGCCGGTCTTCCAAGTTGGTTAGCACAAGCGCCAATTGAGAAACAGAATGCGAAGGTGGTCGACCTTTTGTTACAGCACGGGGCGAAATTAACCTACAAAACACAACTCGACGAGTTGGCCTATTCGCTTGCTGGCAACAACAGCCATTATGGTGTTTCTGTTAACCCACGTGACAACATGCGTACGAGTGGGGGATCGAGTTCAGGTTCTGCGGTTTCGGTTGCTCTGGGGGAGTCCGACCTTTCATTGGCAACTGATACAGGGGGGTCAATTAGAGTCCCTGCAAGTTACTGTGGATTGTTTGGTATGCGACCGACTTATGGTGCTATTTCTGCACAAGGGTTGATAGCGCTTGCGCCAATGTTTGATACCCCGGGCTTGCTGGCAAAGGAGCTGTCAATGCTGGAAAAGGGCTTTCAATCATTATTAGGAAATAAGACGATCGTCCCATTAAATAGTATGGCGTGGTGCGAGGTGTTATGGGACGGTGTCAATAAAGAACTGAAATCTTATGCTGAGCAGATTTTCTTAAATTTTGAGGGGCATACAACGCGTTTGGATGACCCTCCATTGAGCGCAGAGGAGAGAAGATTCTGCTTTTCAGTGCTTCAAGCCTGCTCTTTGTGGGTCACTCATCGTGAATGGTTGACGGCGAATTTATCTGCATTTGGTGCCGACATCCAACAGCGTCTGCGGTGGGGGCAAAATATCAGCAGTGAGGACAAAGAAAGAGCCTTGAGCCAACTGCAAGAATGGAATGGTGAAAAAGCGAATTGGTTACCCGACGGGTGTGTTCTACTCATGCCAACGGTTCCTAGTGTCGCACCGTTGATCGACTCGAATAAGGATGAAGTCAATAACGAAAGGCAAGTATTGCTCGGGCTCACCTCTATTGCAGGTTTAAGTGGCTGGCCCCAGTTGCAAATACCTGCAATAACTATTGGTAAAGCACCGATAGGCCTGAGTTTAATGGGTAAAGAGAATTCAGACCTGTCATTGATTCATTTTGCTAAACAACAAGTAAACTCGTTGTAA
- a CDS encoding sulfite exporter TauE/SafE family protein, with protein MNDVIQVLPVILALLATGVVAGLLAGLLGVGGGIVIVPVLFYLFQNFGVSATSAMMIATATSLATIVPTSLSSIKAHNKNGNVDWVLLKWLAPFIVFGVICGSLLATRVGGPWLTAAFGIIATLSALNMLLGANAAPLAQSLPSKTGQGVIGTCIGCLSAMIGIGGGTLTVPTLSAFNFPTHKAVGTAATVGLLIALPGVVTMLLVGTTPSDAPFGNYGLVNWLGFLFIVPLTVFFSPIGASLGKKLDNAMLKKVFAVVLAFTGIRMLLQTL; from the coding sequence ATGAACGACGTTATTCAAGTATTACCTGTGATATTGGCTTTATTAGCGACAGGTGTGGTTGCGGGGTTGTTAGCGGGGTTATTAGGTGTTGGGGGCGGTATTGTTATTGTGCCTGTCCTTTTTTATCTTTTTCAAAATTTTGGTGTAAGCGCGACCTCTGCCATGATGATTGCTACTGCCACATCACTGGCCACCATCGTTCCTACCTCCTTAAGCTCGATTAAGGCACACAATAAAAATGGTAATGTAGATTGGGTTCTACTTAAATGGCTTGCCCCGTTTATTGTATTTGGTGTTATCTGCGGAAGTTTATTGGCCACACGTGTTGGTGGCCCCTGGCTTACCGCGGCGTTTGGCATTATCGCCACTCTTTCCGCGCTCAATATGTTACTTGGTGCAAACGCGGCTCCTTTAGCACAATCGTTGCCAAGTAAAACCGGCCAAGGTGTGATAGGAACGTGTATTGGTTGCCTGAGTGCAATGATCGGTATTGGTGGCGGTACATTAACGGTTCCAACACTGTCTGCCTTTAATTTTCCAACCCATAAGGCCGTCGGCACAGCGGCTACTGTAGGGTTGTTAATCGCGCTGCCTGGTGTTGTGACGATGTTATTGGTTGGCACAACACCAAGCGATGCGCCTTTTGGTAACTACGGCTTAGTTAACTGGTTAGGGTTTCTATTTATTGTTCCGCTAACGGTGTTCTTCTCACCAATTGGCGCGAGTCTAGGTAAAAAACTCGATAATGCAATGTTGAAAAAAGTGTTTGCCGTCGTCCTTGCTTTCACGGGTATTCGTATGTTGTTACAAACCCTATAA
- a CDS encoding caspase family protein has product MQVCMRMIRLVFLIILSFLSTSVTAQKYALLVGVGDYPNLPESAQLLGPENDVEIIKNVLLRNKFDKKHIYSLVTKPSFESPTRRNILTRLEQLVTAAGEGDFFYLHFSGHGSRQPAKVQSNDEADGLDEIFLPTDVGEWNNETGAVKNAIVDNEIAYYINAIRDRGADVWIVFDSCHSGTMTRGAAMPDIRFRQVAPSILDIPTTPFNKSQSPANLLFRQWNDSRYEKDTGLQKALFHTAANSHLTTRGELIAFSAAQSTQTTPEMKLPRSDDASQFHGLFTYALMDVLGSNSTLSYQQLAQKIVARYESIPWRSSIPLFSATDLTKTVFDSEDSGEPQFVGKIQGKELVIQGGALSMLTANSLVAIYSDPLAQDKDYLAKVTIDRATAVTSYASVQSLDTGTWPENVYVRIIDSALNSTLNIAMLPSKNRTPSQREALQALLDNIVSRQPQFALSEVNNASILVSQFDNMYWFLRADQSLPCEEQQIEKAQEAICFEDRVVQRLLNVSVPRSQRSRLVVIKNSLLKIANVERLLSSNVRLTGTQKHLKVEFGVKRGNKVQSLPVNVRPTLKENDQILFEIRNISRKPQDINILFIDSQYGITQLHPQSGQPNRLQPNESLSFNWYVNVSTTGVEHLMLFSQISEGVGVSFVHLEQAPLQVSTRGFKLGSPPEKGGVELFSWEVGNDL; this is encoded by the coding sequence ATGCAAGTATGTATGAGGATGATTCGGCTCGTTTTTCTAATCATATTATCATTCTTATCGACCAGTGTTACCGCGCAAAAATACGCATTACTGGTTGGCGTTGGTGATTATCCTAACCTACCGGAAAGTGCTCAACTGTTAGGGCCAGAAAATGATGTTGAGATCATTAAGAACGTACTACTTAGGAATAAATTCGATAAAAAACACATCTACTCATTGGTCACTAAACCGAGTTTTGAATCGCCTACGCGACGTAATATTTTAACGCGATTAGAACAGTTAGTTACGGCTGCTGGCGAGGGCGATTTCTTTTATCTGCATTTTTCTGGGCACGGTAGTCGTCAGCCTGCGAAGGTTCAATCGAATGACGAAGCGGATGGTTTAGATGAAATATTCCTCCCAACCGATGTCGGTGAGTGGAACAACGAAACGGGCGCAGTGAAGAATGCGATAGTAGATAACGAGATCGCTTACTATATCAATGCGATTCGTGACCGAGGTGCAGATGTCTGGATTGTGTTTGATAGCTGCCATTCAGGGACAATGACGAGAGGGGCAGCGATGCCTGATATAAGGTTTCGCCAAGTCGCGCCATCCATACTCGATATTCCAACAACGCCCTTTAATAAATCCCAATCACCCGCAAATTTGCTTTTTCGTCAATGGAACGACTCTCGTTACGAAAAAGATACGGGATTACAAAAGGCGTTATTCCACACGGCTGCAAATTCGCATTTAACAACCAGAGGTGAGTTGATCGCCTTTTCCGCCGCTCAAAGCACACAAACTACACCTGAAATGAAACTGCCACGCAGCGATGACGCTTCTCAATTTCATGGGTTGTTTACCTATGCTCTAATGGATGTTTTAGGGTCAAACTCAACACTTAGTTATCAGCAATTGGCGCAGAAAATAGTCGCTCGTTACGAAAGTATTCCGTGGAGAAGCAGCATCCCTCTATTTAGTGCCACCGATTTGACCAAAACTGTGTTTGATTCTGAAGACAGTGGGGAACCCCAATTTGTTGGTAAAATTCAAGGAAAGGAGTTGGTTATTCAAGGAGGGGCATTATCGATGTTGACTGCAAACTCTTTGGTGGCAATTTATTCCGACCCTTTAGCACAAGATAAGGACTATTTGGCTAAAGTTACTATCGATCGTGCGACGGCTGTGACTAGTTATGCATCTGTTCAATCTTTAGACACCGGAACCTGGCCGGAAAATGTGTATGTTCGCATCATTGATTCGGCACTCAATTCGACGTTAAATATCGCGATGTTGCCTTCAAAAAACAGGACGCCCTCTCAAAGGGAAGCACTGCAAGCTCTATTAGATAATATTGTTTCTCGTCAGCCACAGTTTGCACTTAGTGAAGTAAATAACGCGTCAATATTAGTCAGTCAATTCGACAACATGTATTGGTTTCTGCGTGCAGATCAATCACTACCTTGTGAAGAGCAACAGATAGAGAAAGCACAAGAGGCAATCTGTTTTGAGGATAGAGTAGTACAGCGATTACTTAACGTATCGGTTCCTCGTTCTCAAAGAAGTCGTTTGGTTGTCATTAAGAATAGTTTATTAAAGATCGCGAATGTAGAACGCTTACTGAGTAGTAATGTCCGGTTAACGGGAACCCAGAAGCACCTTAAGGTTGAGTTTGGAGTTAAACGGGGTAACAAAGTTCAGTCATTACCCGTTAATGTTCGTCCGACGTTAAAAGAGAATGATCAAATTCTTTTTGAAATAAGAAATATAAGCCGTAAACCCCAAGATATAAATATACTGTTTATCGACAGCCAATATGGCATAACTCAATTACATCCGCAGAGTGGTCAACCCAACCGTTTACAACCCAACGAATCGCTTTCGTTTAACTGGTACGTTAATGTGAGCACGACAGGTGTCGAACATTTAATGTTATTTAGTCAAATATCAGAAGGTGTTGGCGTTAGTTTTGTTCATTTGGAGCAAGCGCCGCTTCAGGTGTCTACTCGCGGTTTTAAACTGGGCTCGCCACCAGAAAAAGGGGGGGTAGAGCTCTTCTCTTGGGAAGTTGGCAATGACCTCTAA
- a CDS encoding gamma-glutamyltransferase family protein, which yields MSYSSAVTAPHYLASQAGEKILQQGGNAVEACIAMASTLTVVYPHMTSLGGDGFWLIHKPGEAPIAINAAGQCAQDMSNAEFGQHQRGPKVALTTAGVVSGWEKALSTYAGSLSLDKIFEPAIEYANNGFEVTQSLRDAQCKLLDEWGGDDFSSVFLKQSKAYEVGDLMVLPALARTYQQLAKAGLQDWYHGDLAQENARYLKQEGSPISLQDIASTSAQISTPLRAVTQWGCFYNLGVPTQGGASLNILALLDHYIVQRAEKDDYWRSDEGEVELLHYLVESVKIAFDWRNSNLSDETSLNDQMQARLSTDSISKQNRLISSNAAPWPSPGPIGDTVWMGVVDSDGLAVSYIQSIYWEFGSGVVNPRTGVVWNNRCLGFSTEPTHANFIKSGHQPMHTLNPPLALLKDGSRFIYGTMGGEGQPQTQAAVIWRYLIQGKSIGDSIALPRWLLGKTWGKASENLKLEDALYRKHAATLQEKGHDVVSAPDLAEFFGHAGAIHVSKQTTTAASDPRSNGKAIIIN from the coding sequence ATGTCATACAGTTCAGCGGTTACCGCCCCGCATTATCTTGCTTCCCAAGCAGGCGAGAAAATCTTACAACAGGGCGGGAACGCCGTAGAGGCATGTATTGCTATGGCGAGCACCTTAACGGTGGTGTATCCGCATATGACGAGTTTGGGTGGCGACGGTTTTTGGCTTATCCATAAACCCGGGGAAGCACCTATCGCCATCAATGCTGCAGGCCAGTGTGCTCAAGATATGTCTAACGCGGAATTTGGTCAGCACCAGAGAGGTCCAAAGGTGGCTTTGACCACTGCGGGTGTTGTCTCTGGCTGGGAAAAAGCGTTATCAACGTATGCTGGGTCGCTCTCATTGGACAAAATATTTGAGCCGGCAATCGAGTATGCGAACAATGGTTTTGAGGTAACGCAGAGTTTACGTGATGCCCAATGCAAACTGCTTGATGAATGGGGTGGTGACGATTTCTCGTCGGTATTTTTGAAGCAGTCCAAAGCCTATGAGGTTGGAGACTTGATGGTTTTGCCTGCATTGGCGAGGACTTATCAACAGCTAGCAAAAGCAGGACTACAAGATTGGTATCACGGTGATCTAGCCCAAGAAAATGCGCGTTATTTAAAGCAGGAGGGGAGCCCTATTTCGCTGCAAGATATCGCTAGCACATCGGCTCAGATATCAACGCCACTAAGAGCAGTCACACAATGGGGTTGTTTCTATAACCTTGGTGTGCCTACGCAAGGTGGAGCGTCATTGAATATTCTTGCTTTGTTAGACCATTATATTGTGCAGCGAGCAGAAAAAGATGACTATTGGCGCAGTGACGAAGGAGAGGTAGAGTTGCTTCATTACTTAGTTGAATCAGTAAAAATCGCGTTTGACTGGCGCAATAGCAACCTAAGTGATGAGACGTCATTGAACGACCAGATGCAAGCGCGTCTTTCGACTGACTCGATAAGCAAACAAAATCGATTAATTTCTTCTAATGCTGCTCCGTGGCCGAGCCCTGGTCCTATTGGAGACACCGTTTGGATGGGGGTTGTGGATAGCGACGGTTTAGCGGTGAGTTATATTCAAAGTATCTATTGGGAGTTTGGTTCTGGTGTTGTTAATCCAAGAACCGGCGTTGTCTGGAACAACCGTTGTTTAGGCTTTAGTACAGAACCGACACATGCTAATTTTATCAAAAGTGGTCACCAACCAATGCATACTCTTAATCCGCCGTTAGCGTTGCTGAAAGATGGGTCGAGATTTATCTACGGAACCATGGGTGGAGAAGGGCAACCTCAAACTCAAGCCGCAGTGATTTGGCGATATCTGATACAAGGCAAAAGCATCGGTGATTCGATTGCACTACCACGTTGGTTATTGGGTAAAACATGGGGCAAAGCGAGTGAAAACCTCAAATTGGAGGACGCTTTGTATCGCAAGCATGCTGCAACGCTACAAGAAAAAGGACATGATGTAGTGTCGGCCCCAGATTTAGCCGAGTTTTTCGGCCATGCAGGGGCTATCCACGTGTCTAAACAAACGACGACTGCCGCATCGGATCCAAGAAGTAACGGCAAAGCGATCATAATTAATTAG
- a CDS encoding allantoate amidohydrolase, which produces MDKTWYQQKLAKPTMDKLAITVMEYCEVLAKYTQTPDQMDRRYLTPEHKATNEQIRTWAEESHLQNWQDQAGNQWVRLQANSDTEQRVILGSHTDTVPNGGKYDGILGVVAPLVLIKYFADNGIGIGFDFHVDVVGFGDEEGSRFGATLLGSSAICGKWKSKWRELTDENGVSLAQAMCGFALDVSKVSEAQIDSNHVIAYVELHIEQGPVLEEKGLPISAVNGIAGARRFSITLEGKAGHAGTVPMASRQDALVSACQWMVELNQVARKSIADDYPVLATVGKLDVYPGGVNVIPGRVNMSLDVRSINDGARDAFIACFIERLEALASESGLSIKLEETHNAQAVSCEPNVTTAMVEVVKQITGVPLALTSGAGHDAMVLAEIVPTTMLFMRCKEGISHNPKESIDVEDVAVSLSALAIFINEKVAI; this is translated from the coding sequence ATGGATAAAACGTGGTATCAACAGAAACTAGCCAAACCGACAATGGACAAACTTGCCATTACCGTAATGGAGTACTGTGAGGTTCTCGCCAAATACACTCAAACCCCTGACCAAATGGATAGACGCTATCTGACGCCGGAACATAAGGCGACCAACGAACAAATACGCACATGGGCAGAAGAAAGCCACTTGCAAAACTGGCAAGATCAAGCAGGCAATCAATGGGTTCGACTTCAAGCAAACAGTGATACAGAGCAGCGCGTTATTTTGGGTTCCCATACGGATACCGTTCCTAATGGCGGTAAATACGATGGTATTTTGGGTGTTGTTGCGCCTCTGGTCTTGATCAAATATTTCGCGGATAACGGTATTGGTATTGGTTTTGATTTTCATGTTGATGTAGTGGGATTTGGTGATGAAGAAGGATCACGTTTCGGTGCAACGCTTCTTGGTAGTTCAGCCATATGCGGTAAATGGAAAAGTAAATGGCGTGAGTTAACCGATGAAAATGGTGTTAGCTTGGCGCAGGCTATGTGTGGCTTCGCTCTGGATGTATCTAAGGTTTCGGAAGCGCAGATAGACAGTAATCATGTGATTGCGTATGTCGAACTTCATATAGAACAAGGGCCTGTATTGGAAGAAAAAGGTCTGCCTATCTCTGCGGTTAATGGTATTGCCGGAGCGAGGCGGTTTTCTATTACACTCGAAGGTAAAGCGGGTCATGCAGGAACTGTCCCCATGGCCTCTAGGCAAGACGCACTTGTCTCGGCTTGCCAGTGGATGGTTGAACTCAATCAAGTCGCGAGAAAATCCATTGCCGATGATTACCCCGTGTTAGCAACAGTGGGTAAATTAGACGTGTATCCAGGTGGTGTGAATGTGATACCGGGCCGTGTGAATATGTCGTTAGATGTAAGAAGTATCAATGATGGTGCAAGAGATGCGTTCATTGCTTGTTTTATTGAACGATTGGAGGCGCTGGCAAGTGAAAGTGGGTTGAGTATCAAATTAGAAGAAACCCATAATGCACAGGCAGTGAGCTGTGAACCTAATGTAACCACCGCGATGGTAGAGGTTGTAAAGCAGATCACAGGTGTACCATTAGCATTAACCTCTGGCGCGGGACACGATGCGATGGTATTGGCCGAAATTGTGCCTACAACGATGTTGTTTATGCGTTGTAAAGAGGGCATCAGTCACAACCCCAAAGAGTCGATTGACGTAGAAGATGTGGCAGTTTCATTGTCGGCATTGGCCATATTTATCAATGAGAAGGTCGCCATTTGA
- a CDS encoding SemiSWEET transporter has protein sequence MNETIGYFAAFCTTFSFVPQVASILKTKNVDGISTGMYCMFVTGVFSWLIYGIVNQDWPLVIANVITGFLASLVLILKLTSSRKKTINQ, from the coding sequence ATGAATGAAACTATCGGCTATTTTGCCGCATTTTGTACCACATTCTCATTTGTTCCTCAGGTGGCATCCATACTTAAAACTAAAAATGTAGATGGGATATCTACTGGCATGTATTGCATGTTTGTGACGGGTGTTTTTAGTTGGTTAATTTATGGTATTGTAAATCAAGATTGGCCGTTAGTTATCGCTAATGTGATTACCGGTTTCCTTGCTAGCCTGGTGCTTATCCTAAAGCTCACTTCAAGTAGGAAAAAGACAATTAATCAGTAG
- a CDS encoding TetR family transcriptional regulator C-terminal domain-containing protein gives MKRTTKFNDKNRIDMSDTVNEESAKGKGGSIRAKNRQRILYAAEQEFAKYGFKGTSVQAIADSVELPKANILYYFKSKTGLYKALLTDILEMWNQGFSVETNQQAPDEVIRRYIIEKMRYSRTHPMRSKIFAMEIIQGAPIIRDAIEQPMVVWSKSKVNVIQTWIDEGLIPKVNPLYLLFLIWGTTQFYADFDSEIELINGRSLDDKEFIEAGNFTVNIVLKGLGLR, from the coding sequence ATGAAGAGAACAACGAAATTTAACGATAAAAATAGGATCGATATGTCTGACACGGTGAATGAAGAAAGTGCTAAGGGGAAAGGAGGGTCTATTCGCGCAAAAAACAGGCAGCGAATATTATATGCGGCCGAACAAGAGTTTGCCAAATATGGTTTCAAAGGCACCTCGGTACAAGCTATTGCGGATAGTGTTGAATTGCCAAAAGCGAATATTCTCTATTACTTCAAATCAAAAACAGGTCTTTATAAAGCACTGCTTACCGATATCCTTGAGATGTGGAATCAAGGGTTCTCCGTTGAAACAAACCAACAGGCCCCAGACGAGGTTATTCGTCGCTATATTATTGAAAAGATGCGTTATAGCCGAACACATCCAATGCGCTCTAAGATATTTGCAATGGAGATAATTCAAGGTGCGCCAATCATTCGAGATGCCATTGAACAGCCAATGGTTGTGTGGTCGAAAAGCAAAGTCAACGTCATTCAAACATGGATTGATGAAGGTTTAATCCCAAAAGTAAATCCACTTTATTTACTGTTCCTCATTTGGGGGACGACACAATTTTATGCGGATTTTGATAGTGAGATAGAGTTAATAAATGGCCGTTCTCTCGATGATAAAGAGTTTATAGAGGCTGGAAATTTTACCGTGAATATAGTGCTAAAAGGGTTAGGTTTACGCTGA
- a CDS encoding pyridoxal-phosphate-dependent aminotransferase family protein, whose translation MDLFERLSPPPRILMGPGPITVYPRVLQAMGNQLIGQYDPVMTGYMNQTMTLYRSVFKTNNQATVLVDGTARAGIEAVLVSLIEPGDKVLVPVFGRFGHLLAEISERAGADVVTFEVEWGTVVTDSMLEQQIIRHKPKVLALVQGDTSTTMLQPLDGAGELCKKHGVLFYSDATASIVGNEFEADEWQLDAVSVGLQKCLGGPSGSAPVTLSEKAVEEIRQRKHIEAGIRTDDHHVGQRSRIRSNYFDLGMILDYWGDERLNHHTEATSMLFAARECAQLNLEEGLDCVIERHKRAGDALAAGLKAMGLSLFGDLTHKMNNVVGVVIPSYVDGEAVRQAMLSQFNIEIGTSFGPLHGKIWRIGTMGYNARLDTVLLTLLGLEALLVQSGGAIKQGAAYQSAIERYQTGK comes from the coding sequence ATGGACTTATTTGAACGACTTTCACCCCCTCCGCGTATTCTCATGGGGCCCGGGCCAATCACGGTTTACCCCCGAGTATTGCAGGCGATGGGTAATCAATTGATTGGGCAGTATGATCCGGTAATGACCGGCTATATGAACCAAACCATGACGTTATATCGATCCGTATTTAAAACCAATAACCAAGCTACCGTGTTGGTTGATGGTACTGCCAGAGCCGGTATTGAAGCGGTGTTGGTGTCACTTATCGAACCGGGAGACAAAGTTCTGGTGCCAGTTTTTGGTCGTTTCGGTCATCTACTAGCTGAGATTTCGGAACGCGCGGGAGCCGATGTCGTCACCTTTGAGGTTGAATGGGGCACTGTTGTGACAGATTCAATGCTAGAACAACAGATTATTCGTCATAAACCCAAAGTGCTTGCGCTTGTACAAGGCGATACCTCAACTACGATGCTGCAACCGCTAGACGGTGCGGGTGAATTGTGTAAAAAGCATGGCGTGCTTTTTTATAGCGATGCGACGGCGTCGATCGTTGGTAATGAATTTGAAGCCGACGAATGGCAGCTTGATGCGGTCTCAGTTGGACTACAAAAATGTCTGGGTGGACCATCGGGTTCAGCGCCAGTAACGTTAAGCGAGAAAGCCGTCGAGGAAATACGACAAAGGAAGCATATTGAAGCAGGTATTCGCACCGACGATCACCACGTAGGACAACGGAGCAGGATTCGTTCCAATTATTTTGATTTGGGCATGATATTGGATTATTGGGGCGATGAGCGTTTAAACCATCATACTGAAGCGACGAGTATGTTATTCGCCGCACGTGAATGTGCGCAGCTCAACCTAGAAGAAGGTTTAGATTGTGTTATTGAAAGGCATAAGAGAGCCGGTGATGCATTAGCTGCGGGACTCAAAGCGATGGGATTGTCCTTATTCGGAGACCTAACCCATAAAATGAACAATGTGGTTGGTGTGGTGATCCCTTCTTATGTTGATGGTGAAGCCGTTCGACAGGCAATGCTGTCTCAATTCAATATTGAAATTGGCACCTCATTTGGGCCCCTTCACGGCAAAATTTGGCGTATAGGCACGATGGGGTATAACGCAAGGCTAGACACAGTGTTACTCACACTGCTTGGGTTAGAAGCTTTATTGGTTCAGTCAGGCGGAGCGATTAAACAAGGGGCCGCCTATCAGTCAGCGATCGAACGTTATCAGACAGGAAAATAG
- a CDS encoding ATP-binding cassette domain-containing protein yields the protein MTNGYLLELWNVSKFFPGVIANNNVNLTLKKGETLALLGEYGAGKSTLVKMIYGVNQARARGIGMVLQMTYCKSLL from the coding sequence ATGACCAATGGATATCTATTAGAGCTCTGGAACGTGAGTAAGTTTTTTCCAGGTGTCATAGCAAATAACAATGTAAACCTGACCCTAAAAAAAGGAGAAACACTGGCGTTACTGGGTGAATATGGCGCAGGCAAGTCAACTCTGGTGAAGATGATATATGGTGTTAATCAAGCCAGAGCTAGGGGTATCGGCATGGTTTTGCAGATGACATATTGCAAATCGCTTCTGTGA